One genomic window of Cydia strobilella chromosome 11, ilCydStro3.1, whole genome shotgun sequence includes the following:
- the LOC134745315 gene encoding uncharacterized protein LOC134745315: MYRTPSQVKTRRQHRRELERTQLQMASTSSNAPAPAPAEPIVNKFLDLGTDSEKVKQPKDLEQVKMETPKSVRGSISSAKSELSTSSSIARRKQLEFEAAQAKAQIELALIDKKLEADLAQVDAEESQRENERGSEASGGAPSNRARSSVERWLSQGHDETTYIPQPDVPYQPQQQALPPNPAPAPVNLPIVRQPDVPSDSIRELALTLKDIMTNSSAKREDRLLSRLSTPRDLPIFSGDSVEWLHFKKAYTESTRVCEFSESENLERLRKALRGDAKDTVTALLIGNTPPAAVMEALELRFGRSEVIIMNLTTQLKKLPSLPTSYHYDLIDFSIKVNNCVATIGALNKPDYLRSPELASAVLNKLPSTLIGKWTDFAYKRLDEDQPKLTLISEFLKQEAQMLSLVGMTQVREQSKLSEIKTTAKYSSDNKVRINRPVLTTKAVEENKDCKFCSKGFHPLPECRVFKRAMRRDRWKFIKSQGLCYCCLTSRHDRETCPAPVCDINGCGLAHHKILHWKKPTSSQSADAVVDPPPEPAPAQAQPPAPEPAPSAPDTVAHVTSDCAKPSSTDNVMVKVVSVRLRGPKGTVSTYALLDDCSSVSMIDSDLATELGLKCEQPRSIKFTDAFGLEVYQSAVPTVIAQISGQNNNNSYDIKLRKVSKLHLPAQDLSVIRSLNCKRLSHIKDYVCKSRVMPRILIGEDNYFLIAPIEIIHGSETEPYGSLCKLGWSIHGNCGRTHSNAANVFHLSHTDSENIGELNDLIKHSFSLDSIGISTLRRENSDHLRALQILENSARLIGNQWEVGLPFKKDVCTMPDTREAALTRLQSLMRKFAKDDAYADRYRMEVNKLFAAGYARELKENELSADRVWYLPHFGIQNPNKPERSPQWRGLEQPHPTGGACVLGKVAQRA, from the coding sequence ATGTACAGGACCCCATCGCAGGTTAAAACTCGTAGACAACATCGCCGCGAACTCGAGCGCACGCAATTgcaaatggcgagtacatcgagcaacgcgcccgcgcccgcgcccgcggaaCCTATAGTTAATAAGTTCCTAGACCTCGGCACCGATAGTGAAAAAGTGAAACAGCCGAAGGATTTGGAACAAGTGAAAATGGAAACACCAAAAAGTGTACGTGGTTCGATTTCGTCTGCCAAGTCGGAGTTATCTACGTCATCATCCATTGCAAGACGTAAGCAATTAGAATTTGAAGCCGCTCAGGCCAAGGCCCAGATTGAGTTGGCACTTATTGATAAAAAGCTAGAAGCTGATCTAGCCCAAGTTGACGCCGAAGAATCGCAGAGGGAAAATGAGCGCGGTAGTGAAGCGAGCGGAGGTGCGCCTAGCAACAGAGCGCGGTCTAGCGTCGAACGATGGTTGAGTCAAGGTCACGACGAAACTACTTACATACCGCAGCCAGATGTGCCCTATCAGCCACAGCAGCAAGCACTGCCACCCAACCCTGCACCAGCACCCGTCAACTTACCTATAGTCCGGCAACCCGATGTCCCCAGTGACAGCATTCGAGAACTAGCGCTTACCTTGAAGGATATCATGACGAACTCGTCAGCCAAGCGCGAGGATCGTTTGCTTAGCCGCCTGTCTACGCCACGAGACTTACCGATTTTCAGCGGCGACAGCGTCGAATGGTTGCACTTTAAAAAGGCTTACACGGAATCTACTCGAGTTTGTGAGTTCAGTGAGTCTGAGAACCTGGAGAGACTACGTAAAGCACTGCGAGGCGACGCCAAGGACACGGTCACCGCTCTGCTGATCGGTAACACCCCGCCCGCAGCCGTCATGGAAGCTCTCGAATTAAGGTTTGGCCGATCGGAAGTCATCATCATGAACCTTACGACGCAGCTGAAGAAGCTACCTTCGTTACCCACGTCGTACCATTATGACCTAATTGATTTTTCAATTAAAGTAAATAACTGCGTAGCAACAATAGGTGCGCTAAATAAGCCAGATTATCTACGCAGCCCTGAGCTCGCATCAGCTGTTCTTAACAAGCTACCGAGCACTTTGATTGGCAAATGGACCGATTTCGCATACAAAAGATTAGATGAAGACCAGCCTAAGTTGACCCTAATCTCTGAGTTTCTTAAACAAGAAGCACAAATGTTATCACTAGTTGGAATGACACAGGTACGTGAACAAAGTAAGCTGAGTGAAATAAAAACTACAGCAAAGTACTCAAGTGATAACAAAGTCCGTATTAATCGGCCTGTATTAACAACTAAAGCCGTCGAGGAAAACAAAGATTGTAAATTTTGCTCAAAAGGATTTCACCCGCTACCAGAGTGCCGTGTGTTCAAACGTGCCATGCGCCGTGATAGATGGAAGTTCATCAAATCGCAAGGACTTTGTTATTGTTGTCTGACGTCACGACACGACAGAGAAACATGCCCCGCGCCCGTTTGCGACATAAATGGTTGTGGACTCGCACACCACAAGATACTACACTGGAAGAAGCCTACGTCATCACAATCAGCTGACGCGGTCGTCGACCCGCCGCCCGAGCCGGCCCCGGCGCAGGCTCAACCGCCGGCCCCCGAGCCGGCACCTTCGGCCCCCGACACCGTGGCACATGTTACATCGGATTGTGCTAAACCTTCTTCTACGGATAACGTTATGGTAAAAGTAGTGTCAGTGCGATTGCGTGGACCTAAAGGTACCGTAAGTACATACGCGCTACTGGACGATTGCTCTTCAGTGTCTATGATAGACTCTGACCTAGCAACCGAGCTAGGTCTTAAATGTGAACAACCGCGTTCTATAAAGTTTACCGACGCGTTTGGACTAGAAGTGTACCAATCAGCCGTACCGACCGTCATCGCTCAGATAAGTGgacaaaacaataacaatagtTATGACATTAAGTTGCGTAAAGTGTCTAAATTACATTTACCAGCACAAGATTTGTCTGTAATTAGGAGTTTAAATTGTAAACGTTTATCTCATATTAAGGATTATGTGTGTAAAAGTCGTGTTATGCCGCGCATTCTTATTGGGGAAGATAATTACTTTTTAATCGCTCCGATTGAAATCATTCATGGTAGTGAAACCGAGCCCTATGGATCTCTGTGCAAGTTAGGTTGGTCAATTCATGGCAATTGTGGTCGCACTCACTCTAACGCTGCCAACGTGTTCCATCTCAGTCACACAGACAGCGAGAATATAGGTGAAttaaatgatttaattaaaCATTCTTTTTCCCTAGACTCCATAGGAATTTCAACCTTACGCCGTGAAAATAGCGATCATTTAAGGGCGTTGCAGATATTAGAAAATTCCGCGCGCCTTATCGGAAATCAATGGGAGGTTGGTCTGCCGTTCAAGAAGGACGTATGCACCATGCCAGATACACGCGAAGCTGCCTTAACGCGACTACAGTCTTTAATGCGCAAATTTGCTAAAGACGACGCGTACGCAGATCGCTACCGAATGGAGGTAAACAAGCTGTTTGCCGCTGGTTATGCACGTGAGCTCAAGGAAAATGAACTTTCGGCCGACCGCGTATGGTATCTCCCGCACTTCGGAATTCAGAATCCCAACAAACCTG